A genomic segment from Triticum dicoccoides isolate Atlit2015 ecotype Zavitan chromosome 1A, WEW_v2.0, whole genome shotgun sequence encodes:
- the LOC119363571 gene encoding protein Rf1, mitochondrial-like isoform X2, which translates to MAVMPRFHSTTPTPRLLRRLSSTSASTSAPPRCWDPSAALTAATERVRAGTLSPADAHHLFDELLQRPTPVPGPALNGFLAALARAPASAACRDSPSLAVSIFNRLCREASPHGHASPLTAHTYGILMRCCCRARRPGLGLAFFGRLLRTGLRTDGVDAYALIKCFCLAKRTDEAVSVLLHRSQRALGLLQMMWKEGGGCAPNVVAYSTVIHGFCKEGKVSKACELFNEMVQQGVKPNVVTYTSVIDALCKARAMDKAESFLRHMVDNDVRPNNVTYKCIIQGYSSLGWWEEAVKIFRETTSRGLILDDVTRNSFVSSLCNHGRSKEAAEIAHQIIENGTTVSISTYGIILGELCRNDCTEEAIVLFHKLGAVDVKFDITIFNTMIDAMYRVRRREEANILFAAISANGLVPNASTYRIMITNLLKEGSMEEADHMFSSMETSGYAPSSVLLNDIIRMLLEKGEIVKDGNYLSKVDGKSISLEASTGLLMRHLFSTEGKYHEQIKSLPEREMYSQEFTGASFRLSPQGTNTILVTEEKELKHLLDEKFLLSRTCTVLSGFGALNAPLLRLLLSLLQLESQLFYNIAWGSE; encoded by the exons ATGGCAGTGATGCCTCGCTTCCACTCCACCACGCCCACtccccgcctcctccgccgcctctcctccacctccgcctccacctcGGCGCCCCCACGCTGCTGGGATCCCAGCGCCGCCCTCACCGCGGCCACGGAGCGCGTCCGCGCCGGGACGCTCAGCCCGGCAGACGCACACCACCTGTTCGACGAATTGTTGCAGCGGCCAACCCCGGTCCCTGGTCCAGCCCTGAACGGCTTCCTCGCGGCCCTTGCCCGTGCTCCAGCCTCCGCCGCCTGCAGAGACAGCCCCTCCCTCGCCGTCTCTATCTTCAACCGCCTGTGCCGAGAAGCCAGCCCACATGGACATGCGTCGCCTCTTACAGCCCACACCTACGGCATCCTCATGCGCTGCTGCTGCCGCGCGCGCCGCCCTGGCCTGGGGCTTGCCTTCTTCGGCCGCCTCCTCAGGACGGGCCTGAGGACAGACGGCGTCGACGCATACGCCCTCATCAAGTGCTTCTGCCTCGCAAAACGGACAGACGAGGCTGTCAGCGTGCTGCTCCATAG GAGCCAGCGAGCGCTCGGCCTGCTCCAGATGATGTGGAAAGAAGGAGGTGGCTGCGCCCCTAATGTGGTGGCGTATAGCACTGTCATCCACGGCTTCTGCAAGGAAGGCAAAGTAAGCAAGGCATGCGAGCTGTTCAATGAAATGGTGCAGCAAGGAGTTAAGCCTAATGTGGTGACATACACCTCAGTGATTGATGCGCTGTGCAAGGCAAGAGCAATGGACAAGGCAGAGTCGTTCCTTCGGCATATGGTTGATAATGATGTTCGACCCAACAACGTGACATATAAGTGTATCATCCAGGGATATTCCTCTTTGGGCTGGTGGGAAGAGGCAGTAAAAATATTCAGAGAAACGACAAGCCGGGGTCTTATACTAGATGATGTTACTCGCAACTCGTTCGTGTCCTCCCTTTGCAACCATGGAAGAAGCAAGGAAGCTGCGGAGATTGCCCATCAGATAATTGAAAATGGAACAACAGTGAGCATTTCCACATACGGTATAATTCTTGGAGAACTTTGTAGGAATGATTGCACCGAGGAAGCAATCGTACTGTTCCACAAATTAGGTGCAGTGGATGTGAAGTTTGATATTACAATATTCAATACCATGATTGATGCAATGTACAGGGTTCGAAGAAGAGAAGAAGCTAACATTTTGTTTGCTGCAATATCTGCCAATGGATTGGTACCTAATGCTTCTACTTACAGAATAATGATAACAAATCTTTTAAAAGAAGGATCAATGGAAGAAGCTGATCATATGTTCTCATCCATGGAGACGAGTGGTTATGCTCCCAGCTCTGTTCTGTTAAATGATATCATTAGAATGTTGCTAGAAAAAGGTGAGATAGTCAAGGATGGAAATTATTTGTCTAAAGTTGATGGGAAGAGCATCTCACTTGAAGCTTCAACTGGTTTGTTGATGAGGCATCTATTTTCAACGGAAGGAAAATATCATGAGCAAATAAAATCACTCCCTGAAAG GGAAATGTATAGCCAAGAATTCACCGGTGCGAGTTTTCGCTTAAGTCCACAAGGCACCAACACCATTTTGGTGACAGAGGAGAAGGAACTAAAGCATTTGCTTGACGAGAAATTCTTGCTCTCACGCACATGTACAGTCCTGTCTGGTTTTGGTGCCCTAAATGCTCCACTGCTGCGACTTTTACTTTCTCTTTTACAACTTGAAAGTCAGTTGTTTTACAACATAGCCTGGGGATCAGAGTGA
- the LOC119363571 gene encoding protein Rf1, mitochondrial-like isoform X1: MAVMPRFHSTTPTPRLLRRLSSTSASTSAPPRCWDPSAALTAATERVRAGTLSPADAHHLFDELLQRPTPVPGPALNGFLAALARAPASAACRDSPSLAVSIFNRLCREASPHGHASPLTAHTYGILMRCCCRARRPGLGLAFFGRLLRTGLRTDGVDAYALIKCFCLAKRTDEAVSVLLHRLPELGRVPDALSYSVVLKVLCDDGRSQRALGLLQMMWKEGGGCAPNVVAYSTVIHGFCKEGKVSKACELFNEMVQQGVKPNVVTYTSVIDALCKARAMDKAESFLRHMVDNDVRPNNVTYKCIIQGYSSLGWWEEAVKIFRETTSRGLILDDVTRNSFVSSLCNHGRSKEAAEIAHQIIENGTTVSISTYGIILGELCRNDCTEEAIVLFHKLGAVDVKFDITIFNTMIDAMYRVRRREEANILFAAISANGLVPNASTYRIMITNLLKEGSMEEADHMFSSMETSGYAPSSVLLNDIIRMLLEKGEIVKDGNYLSKVDGKSISLEASTGLLMRHLFSTEGKYHEQIKSLPEREMYSQEFTGASFRLSPQGTNTILVTEEKELKHLLDEKFLLSRTCTVLSGFGALNAPLLRLLLSLLQLESQLFYNIAWGSE; encoded by the exons ATGGCAGTGATGCCTCGCTTCCACTCCACCACGCCCACtccccgcctcctccgccgcctctcctccacctccgcctccacctcGGCGCCCCCACGCTGCTGGGATCCCAGCGCCGCCCTCACCGCGGCCACGGAGCGCGTCCGCGCCGGGACGCTCAGCCCGGCAGACGCACACCACCTGTTCGACGAATTGTTGCAGCGGCCAACCCCGGTCCCTGGTCCAGCCCTGAACGGCTTCCTCGCGGCCCTTGCCCGTGCTCCAGCCTCCGCCGCCTGCAGAGACAGCCCCTCCCTCGCCGTCTCTATCTTCAACCGCCTGTGCCGAGAAGCCAGCCCACATGGACATGCGTCGCCTCTTACAGCCCACACCTACGGCATCCTCATGCGCTGCTGCTGCCGCGCGCGCCGCCCTGGCCTGGGGCTTGCCTTCTTCGGCCGCCTCCTCAGGACGGGCCTGAGGACAGACGGCGTCGACGCATACGCCCTCATCAAGTGCTTCTGCCTCGCAAAACGGACAGACGAGGCTGTCAGCGTGCTGCTCCATAGGTTGCCTGAACTCGGCCGTGTACCTGATGCTTTATCATACTCCGTTGTTCTGAAGGTCTTGTGTGACGATGGCAGGAGCCAGCGAGCGCTCGGCCTGCTCCAGATGATGTGGAAAGAAGGAGGTGGCTGCGCCCCTAATGTGGTGGCGTATAGCACTGTCATCCACGGCTTCTGCAAGGAAGGCAAAGTAAGCAAGGCATGCGAGCTGTTCAATGAAATGGTGCAGCAAGGAGTTAAGCCTAATGTGGTGACATACACCTCAGTGATTGATGCGCTGTGCAAGGCAAGAGCAATGGACAAGGCAGAGTCGTTCCTTCGGCATATGGTTGATAATGATGTTCGACCCAACAACGTGACATATAAGTGTATCATCCAGGGATATTCCTCTTTGGGCTGGTGGGAAGAGGCAGTAAAAATATTCAGAGAAACGACAAGCCGGGGTCTTATACTAGATGATGTTACTCGCAACTCGTTCGTGTCCTCCCTTTGCAACCATGGAAGAAGCAAGGAAGCTGCGGAGATTGCCCATCAGATAATTGAAAATGGAACAACAGTGAGCATTTCCACATACGGTATAATTCTTGGAGAACTTTGTAGGAATGATTGCACCGAGGAAGCAATCGTACTGTTCCACAAATTAGGTGCAGTGGATGTGAAGTTTGATATTACAATATTCAATACCATGATTGATGCAATGTACAGGGTTCGAAGAAGAGAAGAAGCTAACATTTTGTTTGCTGCAATATCTGCCAATGGATTGGTACCTAATGCTTCTACTTACAGAATAATGATAACAAATCTTTTAAAAGAAGGATCAATGGAAGAAGCTGATCATATGTTCTCATCCATGGAGACGAGTGGTTATGCTCCCAGCTCTGTTCTGTTAAATGATATCATTAGAATGTTGCTAGAAAAAGGTGAGATAGTCAAGGATGGAAATTATTTGTCTAAAGTTGATGGGAAGAGCATCTCACTTGAAGCTTCAACTGGTTTGTTGATGAGGCATCTATTTTCAACGGAAGGAAAATATCATGAGCAAATAAAATCACTCCCTGAAAG GGAAATGTATAGCCAAGAATTCACCGGTGCGAGTTTTCGCTTAAGTCCACAAGGCACCAACACCATTTTGGTGACAGAGGAGAAGGAACTAAAGCATTTGCTTGACGAGAAATTCTTGCTCTCACGCACATGTACAGTCCTGTCTGGTTTTGGTGCCCTAAATGCTCCACTGCTGCGACTTTTACTTTCTCTTTTACAACTTGAAAGTCAGTTGTTTTACAACATAGCCTGGGGATCAGAGTGA
- the LOC119365383 gene encoding protein Rf1, mitochondrial-like, translated as MINLFNSMEGNGIVADCNVFNILIDAYAKCGMMHEAMLIFTKMREQGVSPDVCTYATVIAALCRMGRLSDAMGKLNEMIATGLQPDVAIYTSLIQGFCTHGDLGKVKELVSEMMNKGMPRPNIVFFSSVINSLCKEGRVTDAHSIFDLAINIGERPDVITFTSLIDRYCLVGKMDKAFKVLDAMVSAGIEPDVYTYTTLLDGYSRNGRIDDGLTLFSEMTHKKIKPTTATYGTLLNGLFRAGRTASAKKMIHEMIESGTTVSLSIYAIILEGLRRNNCTDEAITLFQKVRAMNIKLDVAILNTMINAMFKVQRREEANDLFASISASGLVPNASTYRTMITNLLKEGLVEEAENMLSSMEKSCCAPDSRLINDTIRILLEQGEVVKAGNYMSRVDGKSISLEASTTSLLIRLFSREGKYREKIKLLPVKYQFFGGATVE; from the coding sequence ATGATTAATCTCTTTAATTCAATGGAAGGCAATGGTATTGTAGCTGACTGCAATGTTTTCAACATATTAATTGATGCATATGCTAAATGTGGAATGATGCATGAAGCTATGCTCATATTTACCAAAATGCGGGAACAAGGAGTGAGTCCGGATGTATGCACCTATGCAACTGTAATAGCTGCACTTTGCAGAATGGGTAGGCTGTCTGATGCAATGGGCAAATTAAATGAGATGATTGCTACGGGATTACAACCGGACGTGGCTATTTATACATCCCTAATTCAGGGCTTCTGTACACATGGTGATTTGGGGAAAGTGAAGGAGCTGGTTTCTGAAATGATGAACAAAGgtatgcctcgtccaaacattgtgTTCTTCAGCTCAGTAATAAACAGTCTATGCAAAGAAGGAAGAGTTACAGATGCACACAGTATCTTCGACTTGGCTATAAACATTGGTGAGAGGCCTGACGTTATTACATTTACTTCACTGATTGACCGATATTGTTTAGTTGGCAAGATGGATAAAGCATTCAAAGTACTTGATGCCATGGTATCAGCTGGCATTGAGCCTGATGTTTATACATATACTACCCTTCTTGATGGCTATTCTAGAAATGGAAGGATTGATGATGGGTTGACACTATTCAGCGAAATGACGCATAAAAAAATTAAACCTACAACTGCTACATATGGCACCTTACTAAATGGGTTGTTTCGTgctgggagaactgcttctgcgaaGAAAATGATCCATGAGATGATTGAAAGTGGAACAACAGTGAGCCTTTCAATATACGCTATAATTCTTGAAGGACTTCGTAGAAATAATTGCACTGATGAAGCAATCACGCTGTTCCAGAAAGTACGTGCAATGAATATAAAATTGGATGTTGCAATACTCAATACCATGATCAATGCAATGTTTAAGGTTCAAAGAAGAGAAGAAGCTAATGATTTGTTTGCTTCAATATCGGCCAGTGGATTGGTACCTAATGCTTCTACCTACCGCACAATGATAACAAATCTTCTAAAAGAAGGATTAGTGGAAGAAGCTGAAAACATGCTCTCATCAATGGAGAAGAGCTGTTGTGCTCCGGACTCTCGTCTTATTAATGATACCATCAGAATATTATTGGAACAAGGTGAGGTCGTCAAGGCTGgaaattatatgtctagagttgatGGCAAGAGCATCTCACTTGAAGCTTCAACTACTTCGCTGCTGATACGTCTCTTTTCAAGGGAAGGAAAATATAGGGAGAAAATAAAATTGCTCCCTGTAAAGTATCAATTTTTTGGTGGAGCTACAGTTGAGTAG
- the LOC119363571 gene encoding protein Rf1, mitochondrial-like isoform X3: MAVMPRFHSTTPTPRLLRRLSSTSASTSAPPRCWDPSAALTAATERVRAGTLSPADAHHLFDELLQRPTPVPGPALNGFLAALARAPASAACRDSPSLAVSIFNRLCREASPHGHASPLTAHTYGILMRCCCRARRPGLGLAFFGRLLRTGLRTDGVDAYALIKCFCLAKRTDEAVSVLLHRLPELGRVPDALSYSVVLKVLCDDGRSQRALGLLQMMWKEGGGCAPNVVAYSTVIHGFCKEGKVSKACELFNEMVQQGVKPNVVTYTSVIDALCKARAMDKAESFLRHMVDNDVRPNNVTYKCIIQGYSSLGWWEEAVKIFRETTSRGLILDDVTRNSFVSSLCNHGRSKEAAEIAHQIIENGTTVSISTYGIILGELCRNDCTEEAIVLFHKLGAVDVKFDITIFNTMIDAMYRVRRREEANILFAAISANGLVPNASTYRIMITNLLKEGSMEEADHMFSSMETSGYAPSSVLLNDIIRMLLEKGEIVKDGNYLSKVDGKSISLEASTGLLMRHLFSTEGKYHEQIKSLPERYQFFGVRHS, from the coding sequence ATGGCAGTGATGCCTCGCTTCCACTCCACCACGCCCACtccccgcctcctccgccgcctctcctccacctccgcctccacctcGGCGCCCCCACGCTGCTGGGATCCCAGCGCCGCCCTCACCGCGGCCACGGAGCGCGTCCGCGCCGGGACGCTCAGCCCGGCAGACGCACACCACCTGTTCGACGAATTGTTGCAGCGGCCAACCCCGGTCCCTGGTCCAGCCCTGAACGGCTTCCTCGCGGCCCTTGCCCGTGCTCCAGCCTCCGCCGCCTGCAGAGACAGCCCCTCCCTCGCCGTCTCTATCTTCAACCGCCTGTGCCGAGAAGCCAGCCCACATGGACATGCGTCGCCTCTTACAGCCCACACCTACGGCATCCTCATGCGCTGCTGCTGCCGCGCGCGCCGCCCTGGCCTGGGGCTTGCCTTCTTCGGCCGCCTCCTCAGGACGGGCCTGAGGACAGACGGCGTCGACGCATACGCCCTCATCAAGTGCTTCTGCCTCGCAAAACGGACAGACGAGGCTGTCAGCGTGCTGCTCCATAGGTTGCCTGAACTCGGCCGTGTACCTGATGCTTTATCATACTCCGTTGTTCTGAAGGTCTTGTGTGACGATGGCAGGAGCCAGCGAGCGCTCGGCCTGCTCCAGATGATGTGGAAAGAAGGAGGTGGCTGCGCCCCTAATGTGGTGGCGTATAGCACTGTCATCCACGGCTTCTGCAAGGAAGGCAAAGTAAGCAAGGCATGCGAGCTGTTCAATGAAATGGTGCAGCAAGGAGTTAAGCCTAATGTGGTGACATACACCTCAGTGATTGATGCGCTGTGCAAGGCAAGAGCAATGGACAAGGCAGAGTCGTTCCTTCGGCATATGGTTGATAATGATGTTCGACCCAACAACGTGACATATAAGTGTATCATCCAGGGATATTCCTCTTTGGGCTGGTGGGAAGAGGCAGTAAAAATATTCAGAGAAACGACAAGCCGGGGTCTTATACTAGATGATGTTACTCGCAACTCGTTCGTGTCCTCCCTTTGCAACCATGGAAGAAGCAAGGAAGCTGCGGAGATTGCCCATCAGATAATTGAAAATGGAACAACAGTGAGCATTTCCACATACGGTATAATTCTTGGAGAACTTTGTAGGAATGATTGCACCGAGGAAGCAATCGTACTGTTCCACAAATTAGGTGCAGTGGATGTGAAGTTTGATATTACAATATTCAATACCATGATTGATGCAATGTACAGGGTTCGAAGAAGAGAAGAAGCTAACATTTTGTTTGCTGCAATATCTGCCAATGGATTGGTACCTAATGCTTCTACTTACAGAATAATGATAACAAATCTTTTAAAAGAAGGATCAATGGAAGAAGCTGATCATATGTTCTCATCCATGGAGACGAGTGGTTATGCTCCCAGCTCTGTTCTGTTAAATGATATCATTAGAATGTTGCTAGAAAAAGGTGAGATAGTCAAGGATGGAAATTATTTGTCTAAAGTTGATGGGAAGAGCATCTCACTTGAAGCTTCAACTGGTTTGTTGATGAGGCATCTATTTTCAACGGAAGGAAAATATCATGAGCAAATAAAATCACTCCCTGAAAGGTATCAATTTTTTGGAGTCAGACACAGTTGA